A window of the Microplitis mediator isolate UGA2020A chromosome 5, iyMicMedi2.1, whole genome shotgun sequence genome harbors these coding sequences:
- the LOC130668727 gene encoding WD repeat-containing protein 46: MADKKKIREVKYPGKAPVNKEVLKKYHRGSGVELRRSKTKIKNKYNILRLRKREKLIEKTAEDTARAELLLTESGGFLETDAGETTTQYRQSQIAANVDITSATKHFNLDLDFGPYCLKYTKNGRHLLLGGKMGHVAAFDWVTKKLSCEMNVMESVHDVTWFHQETMFAVAQKDWVYVYDNQGIEIHCLKRMNKVTKLEFLPYHFLLASGSSDGNLAWVDISTGVLLKRYNTQVGKIRVMTQNPTNALLCVGNSKGVVSMWSPNVQEPLVRMLCHGQSIIGCAVHPYGTYMATSCPDRSLKIWDARQLTGPVHNVMLRSPADNLAYSQKGMLAVSTGNVVEVFNESTGNMKRYLTHRSSWSVSGMQFCPFEDVLGVGSERAFTSILVPGSAEANFDALEVNPFQTKAQRNEREVKSLLDKIQPEFITLNPEAIAEVDVPTLKSKVEAKNKLAFVKPKTIDFKPRKTKAKGKGGTAKVVKTKKILKELEKRKAIEALPSIKKAEKVEKKVDKNYGQALNRFLPKTK, from the exons atggctgataaaaaaa aAATAAGAGAAGTCAAATATCCAGGAAAAGCTCCAGTAAATAAGGAAGTCCTGAAAAAATACCACCGAGGAAGTGGAGTAGAGTTACGTCGTagcaaaacaaaaataaaaaataaatataatatcttACGATTAAGAAAACGAGAAAAACTGATTGAAAAAACCGCCGAAGACACAGCAAGAGCCGAGTTACTTTTGACAGAATCCGGAGGATTCCTGGAAACAGATGCCGGGGAAACGACGACCCAGTACCGACAGAGTCAAATAGCCGCTAACGTCGACATAACTTCCGCGACGAAACACTTCAATTTGGATCTAGACTTCGGCCCTTATTGTTTGAAGTACACGAAGAACGGGAGACACTTGTTGCTGGGTGGCAAGATGGGTCACGTTGCTGCCTTCGACTGGGTCACCAAGAAACTGTCATGCGAAATGAATGTCATGGAGTCGGTGCACGACGTGACCTGGTTCCACCAGGAAACGATGTTCGCCGTCGCTCAAAAAGACTGGGTCTACGTCTACGATAACCAGGGGATCGAAATCCACTGTCTCAAAAGAATGAACAAAGTCACCAAATTAGAATTCTTGCCGTATCACTTCTTACTCGCCAGCGGGTCCAGTGACGGTAATTTGGCCTGGGTTGACATCTCTACCGGAGTATTACTAAAACGTTACAATACCCAGGTCGGTAAAATAAGAGTCATGACACAGAACCCGACCAACGCGCTGTTGTGTGTCGGAAACTCTAAAGGAGTTGTGTCAATGTGGTCACCAAATGTCCAAGAACCTTTGGTCAGAATGCTCTGTCACGGGCAAAGTATTATCGGCTGTGCTGTCCATCCTTACGGAACTTATATGGCGACAAGTTGTCCAGATCGTTCACTAAAAATTTGGGATGCGCGTCAACTAACTGGTCCAGTTCACAATGTGATGCTCCGTTCGCCAGCAGACAATTTGGCTTACAGTCAAAAGGGGATGCTTGCAGTGTCCACTGGCAACGTTGTGGAAGTTTTCAATGAATCCACCGGCAACATGAAACGTTACCTCACCCACAGATCTTCTTGGAGTGTATCAGGAATGCAATTTTGTCCGTTCGAGGATGTCCTGGGTGTCGGTAGTGAAAGAGCGTTCACTTCGATCTTGGTACCAGGCAGCGCGGAGGCCAACTTTGATGCTCTGGAAGTCAATCCGTTTCAAACGAAAGCACAGAGAAATGAAAGAGAAGTCAAGAGTCTTCTTGATAAAATTCAACCGGAATTCATTACTCTCAATCCAGAAGCTATCGCTGAAGTTGACGTGCCAACGCTCAAAAGTAAAGTCGAAGCGAAGAATAAACTGGCGTTCGTTAAACCGAAAACTATTGACTTCAAACCACGGAAGACAAAAGCCAAAGGCAAAGGAGGTACTGCCAAAGTCGTCAAGACCAAGAAGATTCTCAAGGAATTGGAGAAACGCAAAGCTATCGAAGCATTGCCGAGTATCAAGAAAGCGGAGAAAGTTGAGAAAAAAGTTGACAAAAACTATGGCCAGGCACTCAATAGATTTTTGcctaaaactaaataa
- the LOC130668726 gene encoding spectrin alpha chain has translation MDQITPKEVRILENPEDIQERREQVLGRYANFKSEARSKRDKLEDSRRFQYFKRDADELEGWIYEKLQAASDENYKDPTNLQAKIQKHQAFEAEVAAHSNAIVLLDNTGSEMIAQHHFSSDMIRKRLEELHRLWELLLTRLADKGLKLQQALVLVQFIRHCDEVMFWIKDKEAFVTTDEFGHDLEHVEVLQRKFDEFQKDVASQEYRVTEVNELADKLLLDGHPERDTILSRKEELNESWQRLKQLAILRQEKLFGAHEIQRFNRDADETMTWIAEKDVVLSSDDFGRDLASVQTLQRKHEGIERDLAALEDKVATLGAEADRLAGIHQVDHSQQIQAKRAEIVQSWESLTAKAKERRLKLDESYYLHRFLADYRDLVSWMNDMRAIISADELAKDVAGAEALLERHQEHKGEIDARADSFDAATLAGNQLLERKHYAAEEVARKLTSLAEDKSSLLTLWEKRRILYEQCMDLQLFYRDTEQADAWMAKQEAFLANEDLGDSLDSVEALIKKHEDFDKSLAAQEEKIKALDEFAGKLIEGEHYAADDVAQRRQLLLERRAVLLEKSAQRRRRLEDAYKLQQFERDCDETKGWVNEKLKFATDDSYLDPTNLNGKVQKHQNFEQELNANKTRMEEMVSTGQELIDSDHYASDRIRARTDEIVGLWESLTKASEKKGTKLQEASQQQQFNRTVEDIELWLSEVEGQLMSEDYGKDLTSVQNLQKKHALLEADVGSHADRIESITQAAEQFVSTGHFDADNIRAKQQQLQGRYSALQRPMSIRKQRLLDSLQVQQLFRDIEDEEAWIREKEPVAASTNRGRDLIGVQNLQKKHQAVLAEINNHEPRVAAVCQAGSRMLQDGHFAAEEISQRLAALDEHWGQLKEKARQRKVDLDDSLQAHQYFADANEAESWMKEKRPIVLNSDYGKDEDSSEALLKKHEALVSDLEAFESTIAALREQAAACRQQETPTVEIAGKECVVALYDYAEKSPREVSMKKGDTLTLLNSNNKDWWKVEVNDRQGFVPAAYVKRVEPEAGLSASQQNLAREQSSIAARQAQIQAQYDDLLQLARERQNKLNETAKAYVLVREAAELATWIKDKENHAQVQDVGEDLEQVEVMQKKFDDFQADLKANEVRLAEMNEIAVQLMSLGQTEAALKIHTQIQDLNEKWTSLQTLTAERASQLGSAHEVQRFHRDVDETKDWIREKDAALNNDDLGKDLRSVQALQRKHEGLERDLAALGDKIKQLDEIANRLMQSHPDTADQTYVKQKEINEEWTQLTAKANSRKEKLLDSYDLQRFLSDYRDLMAWINSMMGLVASEELASDVTGAEALLERHQEHRTEIDARAGTFQAFELFGQQLLQSSHYASIEIQEKLESMAEARQELEKAWIQRRMQLDQNLELQLFCRDCEQAENWMSAREAFLSSADAVDSSDNVEALIKKHEDFDKAINAHEEKIAALQTLADQLIAAEHYAAKPIDDRRCQVLDRWRHLKDALIEKRSKLGESQTLQQFSRDADEMENWIAEKLQLATEENYKDPANIQSKHQKHQAFEAELAANADRIQSVLAMGGNLIEKHQCAGSEDAVQKRLASIADQWEYLTQKTTEKSLKLKEANKQRTYIAAVKDLDFWLGEVESLLTSEDAGKDLASVQNLMKKHQLVEADIQAHEERIKDMNGQADSLIESGQFDAAGIQEKRQSINERYERIRNLAAHRQARLNEANTLHQFFRDIADEESWIKEKKLLVGSDDYGRDLTGVQNLKKKHKRLEAELASHEPAIQAVQEAGEKLMDVSNLGVPEIEQRLKLLNQAWAELKQLAANRGQKLDESLTYQQFLAKVEEEEAWITEKQQLLSVEDYGDTMAAVQGLLKKHDAFETDFAAHSERCKETCDAGEALIKAGNHRADAIGQRCNQLRNKLEQLGGLAAKRKTRLNDNSAYLQFMWKADVVESWIADKETHVRSEEFGRDLSTVQTLLTKQETFDAGLHAFEHEGIQNITTLKERLVDSGHDQAASIQKRHADVITRWQKLLADSDARKQRLLRMQEQFRQIEELYLTFAKKASAFNSWFENAEEDLTDPVRCNSIEEIRALREAHAQFQASLSSAEADFQALAALDRQIKSFNVGPNPYTWFTMEALEDTWRNLQKIIKERDVELAKEATRQEENDKLRKEFAKHANAFHQWLAETRTSMMEGSGSLEQQLEATKRKTQEVRARRQDLKKIEDLGATLEEHLILDNRYTEHSTVGLAQQWDQLDQLGMRMQHNLEQQIQARNQSGVSEDALKEFSMMFKHFDKDKSGRLNHQEFKSCLRALGYDLPMVEEGQPDPEFENILDIVDPNRDGYVSLQEYMAFMISKETENVQSSEEIENAFRAITAADRPYVTKEELYANLTKEMADYCVARMKPYVDPKTERPITAALDYIDFTRTLFQN, from the exons ATGGATCAAATAACTCCGAAAGAAGTCAGGATTCTTGAGAATCCGGAAGACATACAGGAAAGACGTGAACAGGTGCTTGGAAGATATGCTAATTTTAAATCAGAAGCACGCAGCAAACGTGACAAGCTCGAGGACTCCCGTCGTTTTCAG TATTTTAAACGAGATGCGGACGAACTCGAAGGCTGGATCTATGAGAAATTACAAGCAGCTTCCGATGAAAATTACAAAGACCCAACAAACTTGCAAGCCAAAATTCAAAAGCACCAAGCATTTGAAGCTGAAGTTGCCGCTCATTCAAATGCAATTGTACTGCTCGATAATACTGGATCTGAAATGATTGCGCAGCATCATTTCTCCAGCGACATGATTCGTAAGCGGCTTGAAGAACTTCATCGTCTTTGGGAGTTGCTGCTAACTAGACTCGCTGACAAGGGTTTGAAACTCCAGCAAGCCTTAGTTCTGGTCCAATTCATACGGCATTGCGATGAAGTCATGTTCTGGATCAAAGACAAAGAAGCCTTTGTGACCACAGATGAATTCGGACATGATCTTGAGCACGTCGAAGTGCTTCAGAGAAAGTTCGACGAGTTTCAGAAGGACGTCGCCAGCCAGGAGTACAGAGTCACTGAAGTAAACGAGCTGGCTGACAAATTATTGCTCGATGGACATCCAGAGCGTGACACAATACTGAGTAGAAAGGAAGAGTTGAATGAATCCTGGCAGAGATTGAAGCAGTTGGCGATTTTAcgtcaagaaaaattatttggagcTCACGAGATCCAACGATTCAACCGTGATGCCGACGAAACCATGACCTGGATCGCTGAGAAAGACGTTGTCCTGTCATCAGATGACTTTGGTCGTGATCTTGCGAGTGTGCAGACACTCCAGCGTAAGCATGAAGGTATTGAACGTGATCTTGCAGCTTTGGAAGACAAAGTCGCAACACTGGGAGCCGAAGCTGATCGTTTGGCGGGGATCCATCAGGTTGATCATTCGCAGCAGATTCAAGCCAAGCGCGCAGAGATCGTCCAGTCATGGGAAAGTTTGACAGCTAAAGCTAAAGAACGTCGGTTAAAATTAGACGAGTCTTATTATCTCCATCGCTTCCTTGCTGACTACCGGGACCTCGTGTCCTGGATGAATGACATGCGTGCTATCATTTCAGCAGACGAGCTTGCCAAGGATGTAGCTGGTGCTGAAGCTCTTCTTGAACGTCACCAAGAGCACAAGGGAGAAATAGATGCCCGCGCTGATAGTTTTGATGCCGCTACACTTGCTGGTAATCAATTGCTCGAACGTAAGCACTACGCAGCTGAAGAAGTTGCGCGTAAATTGACTTCTCTTGCTGAAGATAAATCATCTCTGCTAACCCTGTGGGAAAAAAGACGGATTCTTTATGAACAGTGCATGGATCTTCAGCTATTTTACCGCGACACTGAGCAAGCTGATGCCTGGATGGCTAAACAAGAAGCTTTTCTCGCCAATGAAGATCTTGGTGACTCTCTTGACAGCGTAGAGGCTCTGATTAAGAAGCACGAGGACTTCGACAAGTCTCTAGCTGCGCAAGAGGAAAAAATCAAAGCTCTTGATGAGTTTGCTGGTAAATTAATCGAAGGCGAGCACTATGCCGCTGATGATGTTGCTCAGCGCCGTCAGCTTTTACTTGAGCGCCGCGCGGTTCTGCTTGAAAAATCAGCACAAAGACGCCGCCGTCTTGAAGACGCATACAAACTCCAGCAGTTTGAGCGCGACTGCGACGAAACCAAAGGTTGGGTCaacgaaaaattgaaattcgcTACCGATGACAGTTATCTCGACCCCACAAATTTGAACGGCAAAGTCCAGAAGCATCAGAACTTCGAGCAAGAACTCAATGCCAATAAAACCCGAATGGAGGAAATGGTATCAACTGGACAAGAGCTCATTGACAGCGACCACTACGCCAGTGACCGCATCCGCGCTCGTACTGACGAAATCGTCGGACTCTGGGAAAGTCTCACCAAAGCTTCTGAGAAAAAAGGAACGAAACTCCAAGAAGCTTCGCAGCAGCAGCAATTCAATCGCACCGTCGAAGATATCGAGCTCTGGTTGTCCGAAGTCGAGGGTCAGTTGATGTCCGAAGACTACGGAAAAGATTTGACCAGTGTACAAAATCTCCAAAAGAAACACGCTCTGCTAGAAGCTGATGTTGGATCCCATGCTGACAGGATTGAAAGTATCACCCAAGCTGCCGAGCAGTTTGTCAGCACTGGTCACTTTGATGCAGACAATATTCGCGCTAAGCAACAGCAACTGCAGGGACGTTACTCGGCGCTTCAGCGGCCAATGAGCATTCGTAAGCAACGATTGTTAGATTCTCTGCAAGTCCAACAATTATTCCGCGACATTGAAGACGAGGAGGCATGGATCCGTGAAAAAGAACCGGTCGCAGCGAGTACCAACCGCGGCCGTGACTTAATTGGAGTCCAGAATCTCCAAAAGAAACATCAAGCAGTTCTAGCAGAGATAAATAATCACGAACCAAGAGTGGCTGCTGTTTGTCAAGCCGGGTCACGAATGCTGCAAGACGGTCACTTTGCTGCCGAGGAAATAAGCCAACGCTTGGCTGCTCTCGACGAACATTGGGgtcaattaaaagaaaaagcgCGACAACGTAAAGTTGATTTAGACGATTCTCTTCAAGCTCATCAGTACTTCGCTGATGCCAATGAAGCCGAGTCTTGGATGAAAGAAAAACGTCCGATTGTCCTTAACTCGGACTATGGAAAGGACGAGGACAGCTCTGAAGCTCTGTTGAAAAAGCACGAGGCGCTTGTAAGTGACTTGGAAGCTTTCGAAAGCACTATTGCTGCTCTAAGAGAACAAGCTGCTGCTTGCAGACAGCAGGAGACTCCAACTGTCGAGATTGCCGGTAAGGAATGTGTCGTTGCTCTTTACGACTACGCCGAGAAGTCACCGCGTGAAGTTTCAATGAAGAAAGGAGACACTTTGACTCTGTTGAACTCCAATAACAAGGACTGGTGGAAAGTGGAAGTAAATGATCGCCAGGGTTTCGTTCCTGCTGCTTATGTCAAGCGAGTTGAACCTGAAGCCGGGTTGAGTGCTTCTCAACAGAACTTGGCTCGCGAGCAGAGTTCCATTGCTGCTAGACAGGCTCAGATTCAAGCTCAGTATGATGATTTGCTCCAGTTAGCACGCGAACGtcagaataaattaaatgaaactgCCAAAGCTTATGTTTTGGTGAGAGAAGCCGCTGAGCTCGCAACCTGGATCAAGGACAAGGAAAATCACGCCCAGGTTCAAGATGTCGGCGAAGATCTTGAGCAAGTTGAAGTCATGCAGAAGAAGTTCGACGACTTCCAGGCTGATCTGAAGGCAAATGAAGTTCGTTTGGCTGAGATGAATGAGATCGCGGTTCAGCTGATGAGCCTAGGTCAGACTGAGGCTGCTTTGAAGATCCACACGCAGATACAGGACTTGAATGAAAAGTGGACTAGTCTGCAGACACTTACTGCCGAGAGGGCGAGCCAGCTTGGATCTGCTCATGAGGTCCAGCGTTTCCACCGCGATGTCGATGAAACTAAGGACTGGATCCGTGAAAAAGACGCGGCATTGAACAATGATGATCTGGGTAAAGATTTACGGAGCGTTCAAGCTCTGCAGCGCAAGCACGAAGGACTTGAGAGAGACTTGGCAGCTCTGGGtgacaaaataaaacaattagatGAGATAGCGAATCGTTTGATGCAATCACATCCTGATACTGCTGACCAGACTTACGTGAAacagaaagaaataaatgaaGAATGGACTCAGCTTACTGCTAAAGCTAACTCacgtaaagaaaaattacttgacTCTTACGATCTTCAACGTTTCCTCAGCGACTACCGTGACCTCATGGCCTGGATAAACTCAATGATGGGACTTGTCGCTTCCGAAGAATTAGCATCAGATGTAACTGGAGCTGAGGCACTTCTCGAACGTCACCAGGAACATCGAACAGAAATTGACGCACGTGCTGGAACTTTCCAAGCCTTTGAATTATTTGGCCAACAGCTTTTACAGTCAAGTCATTACGCTAGCATTGAAATTCAAGAGAAACTCGAATCAATGGCTGAGGCAAGACAAGAGTTGGAGAAAGCATGGATCCAAAGACGTATGCAACTGGACCAGAATCTTGAGCTCCAGCTTTTCTGCCGTGACTGCGAGCAAGCAGAAAACTGGATGAGTGCACGAGAGGCATTTTTGAGCAGCGCGGATGCTGTTGACAGCAGTGACAATGTGGAGGCGCTCATCAAGAAACACGAGGACTTTGACAAAGCAATAAATGCTCATGAAGAAAAAATAGCTGCGCTTCAAACTCTTGCTGATCAGTTAATCGCCGCTGAGCATTACGCAGCCAAGCCAATTGACGATCGTCGCTGCCAAGTCTTGGACCGCTGGAGACATCTCAAGGACGCTCTTATTGAAAAGAGATCTAAATTAGGAGAGTCACAGACTCTTCAACAATTTTCACGTGACGCCGATGAAATGGAGAACTGGATCGCTGAGAAATTGCAGCTCGCTACTGAAGAAAATTACAAAGATCCAGCTAATATTCAATCTAAGCACCAGAAACATCAAGCATTCGAAGCTGAATTAGCAGCAAATGCCGACCGTATTCAGTCTGTGTTAGCAATGGGCGGAAACTTGATCGAAAAACATCAGTGCGCTGGATCTGAGGACGCTGTGCAAAAACGTCTTGCCTCAATCGCCGATCAGTGGGAGTACTTGACCCAGAAGACAACTGAAAAGTCATTGAAACTTAAAGAAGCCAACAAACAACGCACGTATATCGCCGCAGTAAAAGATCTCGACTTCTGGCTTGGAGAAGTTGAGAGTCTACTGACCTCCGAAGATGCTGGTAAAGATCTTGCTTCAGTACAGAACTTGATGAAGAAACACCAGCTTGTTGAAGCCGATATCCAAGCGCACGAGGAAAGAATAAAAGACATGAATGGTCAAGCCGACTCGCTTATTGAAAGCGGACAGTTCGATGCCGCTGGCATTCAAGAAAAACGTCAGAGTATCAATGAACGTTACGAGAGAATTAGAAACTTGGCTGCGCACCGGCAAGCGCGACTCAATGAAGCCAATACTCTCCATCAATTCTTCCGCGATATCGCTGACGAAGAATCCTGGATCAAAGAGAAAAAACTGTTGGTCGGCTCCGATGATTACGGTCGTGATTTAACTGGAGTACAAAACCTCAAAAAGAAACACAAGAGATTAGAAGCAGAGTTAGCCAGCCACGAGCCAGCTATTCAAGCTGTGCAGGAAGCAGGAGAAAAACTGATGGACGTTTCCAATCTCGGTGTTCCGGAAATAGAACAGAGATTGAAGCTTTTGAATCAAGCTTGGGCGGAATTGAAACAATTGGCAGCAAATCGAGGTCAAAAGCTTGATGAATCATTGACTTATCAACAATTCCTTGCTAAAGTTGAGGAAGAGGAGGCTTGGATCACTGAAAAGCAGCAGCTTTTGTCTGTCGAAGACTATGGAGACACAATGGCTGCTGTCCAGGGTCTGTTGAAAAAACACGACGCCTTTGAAACCGATTTTGCTGCTCACAGTGAACGTTGCAAAGAAACTTGTGATGCCGGAGAGGCATTAATCAAAGCTGGTAATCATCGTGCTGACGCTATTGGACAGCGTTGCAATCAACTGCGTAATAAACTTGAACAACTTGGTGGTCTTGCTGCTAAACGCAAGACTCGTCTTAATGACAACTCGGCTTACTTGCAGTTCATGTGGAAAGCTGACGTTGTCGAGTCGTGGATCGCTGATAAAGAAACTCATGTACGATCTGAAGAATTCGGTCGCGATTTGTCTACAGTCCAGACTCTGCTTACCAAGCAGGAGACATTCGACGCTGGTCTCCATGCATTTGAACACGAGGGAATACAAAATATTACGACCCTGAAGGAGAGACTGGTTGACTCTGGACATGATCAAGCTGCAAGTATTCAAAAACGTCATGCTGACGTTATCACTCGCTGGCAAAAATTGTTGGCTGATTCCGACGCACGCAAGCAACGTCTTCTGCGCATGCAAGAGCAGTTCCGTCAGATCGAAGAACTTTATCTTACATTCGCTAAAAAAGCATCAGCATTTAATTCGTGGTTCGAAAATGCTGAAGAAGATTTGACTGACCCAGTCCGGTGCAACAGCATTGAGGAAATTCGTGCACTCCGTGAAGCTCATGCCCAATTCCAGGCCAGTCTCTCCTCAGCTGAGGCTGATTTCCAAGCCCTTGCTGCGCTTGACAGGCAGATAAAGAGCTTCAATGTCGGGCCAAATCCCTACACCTGGTTCACAATGGAAGCACTTGAAGATACTTGGCgtaatctacaaaaaataattaaggaaCGTGATGTTGAACTTGCCAAGGAGGCGACCCGTCAAGAAGAGAatgataaattgagaaaagaATTTGCTAAACATGCTAATGCATTCCATCAGTGGCTCGCAGAGACCCGTACCTCGATGATGGAGGGGTCGGGATCTCTAGAACAACAACTCGAAGCGACCAAAAGAAAAACTCAGGAAGTACGGGCACGTAGACAGGATTTGAAAAAGATCGAGGATCTTGGCGCCACACTCGAGGAACATTTGATTCTTGACAACCGTTACACTGAGCACAGCACCGTCGGTCTAGCCCAGCAGTGGGATCAATTAGACCAGTTGGGCATGAGGATGCAGCACAACTTGGAACAGCAAATCCAAGCACGTAATCAGTCCGGAGTATCCGAAGACGCTCTCAAGGAATTCTCAATGATGTTCAAACACTTTGACAAAGACAAGAGTGGACGTTTGAACCACCAGGAATTCAAGTCTTGCTTACGCGCTCTCGGTTACGACTTACCGATGGTCGAAGAAGGACAGCCTGATCCGGAATTCGAAAACATTCTTGATATCGTGGATCCTAATCGCGACGGCTACGTCTCATTGCAGGAGTACATGGCGTTTATGATAAGCAAAGAAACTGAAAATGTTCAGAGTTCTGAGGAAATTGAGAACGCATTCCGTGCTATCACCGCCGCAGACCGGCCTTACGTCACCAAAGAGGAACTTTAcgct aacCTCACTAAAGAGATGGCCGACTACTGCGTAGCCCGCATGAAACCATACGTCGATCCGAAAACCGAACGACCCATTACAGCAGCTCTAGATTACATCGACTTTACTCGCACActtttccaaaattaa